The Psychrobacter raelei genome contains the following window.
TAATACCACAATCTTAGGCTGTGGCACCTTATCTAAGGCCACCCCCAATTGACTTGAGCGCACATTTAGACTGGGATTGTCATCAATAATGGTCTGGCTTCCGGTAATAATGGCACCACTGAGCGCCCGCAGCTTCTGTACATCCTCACGTGCTGCAGGGCCTGTAATCCACTTAGACTCGCCCGATGCCATGGCTGTACGGCCATCTAAGCTACTGGCTATCTTTAGGCGCACATAAGGCATTTGAGTACGCATGGCCTTTAAAAAGCCTAGATTCAACTGCTCTGCTTGCTGGGTAGATACGCCTACTGTCACCTCAATACCCGCCGCTTTTAACATGGCTATACCGCGACCAGCCACCTTTGGATTGGGGTCTAGCCCCGCCACCACTACTCGAGATACCCCTGAGTTGATCAAAGCTTGGGCACAAGGTGGGGTTCTTCCGGTATGGCTACAAGGCTCTAAAGTGACATAGGCAGTGGCACCTTTTGCATTATCTTTCGCTTCTCTTAAGGCAAAAACTTCAGCATGTGGCTGCCCTGCCTGAGGATGATAACCCGTGCCTACTATTAAGTTATTATTCACAATAACACAGCCTACAGCAGGGTTTGGCCTAGTAGTAAACAGCCCTTTTTTGGCCTCTTCAATGGCCAAATTCATGTAGTAAAAATCTTGCTTTTTTGGGGGTGTATTTGAGCCTATTTCTAAGGCATGATTGGCCGCATTTTCAACCCTAGTTTGCGGCTTATTTTCAGCCAATTGTTCGACCTGATTTTCAATCGAATGCTTGGCTATATTTGGGAATAAATCATTGGCTAACGTGTCAAAAGCATCCTCAGAGGATAGCGAAGTAGTTGACGGTGTGGAGGGTGAGGTAGTCATAAGATAAACAGGGCTCCATATAAACAAGGAAGGGCCTATAACGGCCCATAATCAACGGTAAAAACTGCCCCATACAGAGCTATTGGTCATCGACTGGACGAATATTTTGTAACTCTTGGCGAAAGGCTTCTATGTCTTGAAAGTCTCGATACACACTGGCAAAGCGCACATAAGCGACGTCATCAAGCTCTTTGAGTTCACTCATTACCACTTCACCCAAGCCTTTACTGCTAATCTCACGCTCGCCCAATTGACGAATGCGCTTCTCAATACGGCTAATCATCGCTTCTTGCTCATCCAAGGTTACCGGTCTTTTTTGCAGTGGTAATTGGATAGATCGTTTTAGTTTTTGGGAGTCATAAGGCTCAATACGCCCGTTAGACTTGATAATTCGTGGCATCACCACCTCTACTACCTCAAAGGTCGTAAAGCGTTCTTGACACTGATTGCACTGGCGGCGACGGCGCACCTGAGCACCTTCAGCCGCTAAGCGTGAATCAATAACCTTGGTGTCATCTGCATTACAATAGGGACACTGCATAATAGGCTCTCAATAGATTGCTAAAGAATGTTTTTGTTATTTACCGATACAAAAGCTGCCAAAGATACGACCCAATAAGTCATCTGCACTAAATTCACCAGTAATCTCACCTAAGCTATACTGACCTTGACGTAGGCTTTCAGCCACCAATTCGCCTGCTTGATATATCACCAATTGTTGATGTGCTTCATCCACATGCTGCTGTGTACGGCGCAAAGCATCTAGGTGACGGGTGCGGGCAATTAGGCTGTTTTCGGGGGGATGAAAGCCGACTTTATCGCACAAACTAGCGATTAATTCTGGGATACCTTGTGAGGTTTCACATGAAACATTAACCTGCTCATACCCTAAAATATCTGCCTTATCTGCCAACTTATTGGCACTCTCACCCTTATCTTCAACTAAATCGCGCTTATTACCAATAAGCAGCAGCTTACTAGGATCAAAGTTTGGGGTGCCATCTATACCTTCTCCAAACAGTTCTGAAGCCAGTTTTAAGGGGTCAACTTCTTGAGATAAATCATACACTAACAACAGCAAATCCGCTTGATTGATAGCGGTACGAGCTCTTTCGATACCTATACGCTCTACAGCATCTGTGGTGTCACGCAGACCTGCGGTATCAGTCAAATGAATGGTCAGCCCCTTGAGCACTATGGTTTCTTGCAACGTGTCACGCGTGGTGCCGGCCACATCGGTGACAATAGCACGCTCTTGACCTGCTAAGCTGTTTAGCAGGCTTGATTTACCCGCATTGGGGCGACCGGCCAATACCACGTGCACCCCATCGCGCAAAAGCTGACCTTGTTGGGCTGTGGATAAGATGGTGGTTAACTGCTGCTGTATGCGCTGTAACTTGCCCTCAATAACCCCATCGCTTAAGAAGTCCACATCCTCTTCATCAGGAAAGTCGATGGAAGCTTCGACATACAAACGCAGCTCAATTAACGCCTCTAATACCTCATTAATCTTGTTAGAGAAAGCGCCGGTTAAAGAGCGGATAGCACTACTGGCAGCAGCAGCACTGGTGGCATCAATGGCATCAGCAATGGCCTCTGCTTGTAGCAAGTCTAGTTTGTCATTATCAAAGGCACGGTAGGAGAATTCACCTGCTTGAGCTTGATGCGCACCAAGCTCAAATACGCGCGCTAACAGCTGGTTTTGCAATATCATGCCACCATGACCCTGCAGCTCGATAACGTCCTCACCTGTGAACGAATGCGGCGCTTTAAAGTACAAGACCAGGCCTTCATCTAGCACATTGTTATTGGCATCGTAAAAACGGCAAAAACTGGCCAAACGAGGCGTAAAACTCTCCTTACCGGTCAGTGCACAGGCAATGGCATAAGCTTTGGGGCCTGACAGTCGAATAATCCCTACGCCGCCGCGACCGACAGGGGTGGCGATGGCAGCAATGGTGGTGGTGTGTGTCATATTTTTTGGCTCAAATTAAGAGTGAGTGACGCAAGCGATAATCATAAGCGCTCTGCGCGGATTTGGCTGTACGCTTATGTTGCCGATATTATGTCTTATAGTAGGTGTTAAGGGATGGATATTCAATGATGGCCCTAAAAAAACAAAAGCACCCATACAAGACATATAGGTGCTTTTTTATAGCTGTTTAGATCATAAAGCGGTAGGCATAAGCCTAATGCTTGAGCGTATTAGCTTGCCATTTTGGCCGCTTTTTCTCTTTGCTCACGTTCTACTTTTTTGTTCACGATATACTGCTGACCCATAGTGAACAGGTTATTCACAGTCCAGTACAATACCAAGCCTGCTGGGAAGAATAGCATGAATAGCGTGAAAATAATCGGTAAGAACTTCATCACCTTAGCCTGCATAGGATCTGTCGGCTGCGGACTGAACATCTGCTGCGCGAACATACTGGCACCCATCAACATAGGTAAAATGAACCAAGGATCCATCGCTGATAAGTCTTGAATCCATAAGATCCAAGGCGCATGACGTAGCTCAACACTCTCAACCAATACCCAGTACAAGGCTAAGAAAATAGGCATCTGTAACAAGATTGGCAAACAGCCCGCCATTGGGTTAACTTGCTCTTCTTTGTAGATGGCCATCATCTCTTGTGACATCTTCATACGGTCATCGCCGTGCTCTTCTTTTAAGGCTTGCAGACGCGGAGCAATAGCACGCATCTTAGCCATCGAATAGTAGCTCTTATTTGAGAACCACATAAGCGCAATCTTGACCAACAAGGTTAGGGCAATAATTGACCAACCCCAGTTGCCTATGACTTTGTGAATGCCTTCTAAGATAGCGAACAACACTTTTGAGATGGGCCATAAGAAGCCATAATCCACAGTTTTGTTCAAGCCGGGTGCCACTTCAATCAATGATTCTTGATCTTTTGGACCCGCATATAAGGTTGCCGTAACGTCTTTTTGCTTATTGGCAGGAACAACGATGGGCTCACTGTTCATACCGATGAAATGATCGCCTGCTTTTTCACGGCTGAAGAACTGACCTGTAAAGTTATTCGGGGTCCAAGCTGATACGAAGTAATGCTGAACAATACCCACCCAACCTTTATCGCTGGCTGCTGTTAGCTCACCATCATTGAAGTCTTTGAACTTAAGCTTGTTGTAATCATCATCTGGTGTACCCCAAGCACCGCCCAGATAGGTCGCCATGCTTAAGGCACCTTTATCAGACATACCAGGATCTTTACTGCTATCACGTTTTAATTGAGCAAAGACTTGACCATTCCATGGCTGAGTACCTGTGTTATTAATATTATAATTAACACGGATAGGATACTTGCCTTGGGTGAAGGTAAAGCTCTTAGTAATGGTCACGCCATCTTGTTTGTAAGTCAGCGGTACGGTTAACGTCTTTTGACCGGGCTGCATTACATAATTATCAGACTGATAGCTGTATTTTGCACGGCCAGAAGCAGTATCGATACCATTAGGACCAATCAAACCTGACTGAGCCACATACACACGTTGACCTGAGTCTTCTAATAAAACAAACGAATTATCGCTGTGTAATTTAGCATTATAGTCACGCAATGCTGCGTACACCACATCGCCACCTACCGGATCAATCTTAACTTGATAACGGTCTGTGGTGACATTGATAAGCGTTCCCGCTTTGGCTTCTGTACTCTCGCTATCCGCTTTGCTTGACGGGATATCAGTTGCCGTGGCTGCAGGTATATCACTAGCACCAGCTGTGGTCGGAATATCGGCCCCCGTGGTGGAAGTGGATACAGAAGGGGTTACTGCGTCTGCTGATGTGGCTGGCACATTGGCATAGTCCTTCTGCCAAGCAAGCACCAACAAATATGCGGTAATCAGCATCGCAATGATGATGAGCACCCGTAGTATCTTTTGCATAAGATTGTCCTAAACAACTCAAAATGAATGTTCTAAATTAACACTTAAAACGTAATCGTCACCGGTAGCTCAGGCCTTTGTCTGTTTGCCTGGGCTTAATTTTTTATAGCAAAACCTGTGACTTTGGTCGCTACAGTACCTTTAAAACGTTTACAAAATGGTGACTATTTTACTAAAAAACCATGGTAAATGATATAGAAGGCATATTTCAGACAAAAGATGACATAAGCATTACTTTAAGTGTTATTAAATTCAGCTTACTTTTTGGTATGAGTCTGCTCTGTTTGATAGGTGCTGGCTTTAATAGGAGCTTTAAAGGTGTTATTTAATCGAGACACATAGCTAATTTTGTCTTTATAAACCCCTCGACCTACTAATGTTTCACGTGAAACACTGTTATCTATAGCTGTAAATACCATTTTATACAAAGGCAGCGGCACAAAGTCGATCCCATGCCCACCAAGGGGATGACAACTGCCTATACGCTTT
Protein-coding sequences here:
- the ribD gene encoding bifunctional diaminohydroxyphosphoribosylaminopyrimidine deaminase/5-amino-6-(5-phosphoribosylamino)uracil reductase RibD → MAENKPQTRVENAANHALEIGSNTPPKKQDFYYMNLAIEEAKKGLFTTRPNPAVGCVIVNNNLIVGTGYHPQAGQPHAEVFALREAKDNAKGATAYVTLEPCSHTGRTPPCAQALINSGVSRVVVAGLDPNPKVAGRGIAMLKAAGIEVTVGVSTQQAEQLNLGFLKAMRTQMPYVRLKIASSLDGRTAMASGESKWITGPAAREDVQKLRALSGAIITGSQTIIDDNPSLNVRSSQLGVALDKVPQPKIVVLDRRQRLDQAHYKVFESPDTLLWAENDLTALLHQLVTQYQVQDVLVEAGSQVSGSFIEAGLVDELIVYQAPCLLGHSAKPMLNLTVDNLFLQHRFERVSVSEVGSDLKLVYKPVCQ
- the nrdR gene encoding transcriptional regulator NrdR gives rise to the protein MQCPYCNADDTKVIDSRLAAEGAQVRRRRQCNQCQERFTTFEVVEVVMPRIIKSNGRIEPYDSQKLKRSIQLPLQKRPVTLDEQEAMISRIEKRIRQLGEREISSKGLGEVVMSELKELDDVAYVRFASVYRDFQDIEAFRQELQNIRPVDDQ
- the mnmE gene encoding tRNA uridine-5-carboxymethylaminomethyl(34) synthesis GTPase MnmE, with amino-acid sequence MTHTTTIAAIATPVGRGGVGIIRLSGPKAYAIACALTGKESFTPRLASFCRFYDANNNVLDEGLVLYFKAPHSFTGEDVIELQGHGGMILQNQLLARVFELGAHQAQAGEFSYRAFDNDKLDLLQAEAIADAIDATSAAAASSAIRSLTGAFSNKINEVLEALIELRLYVEASIDFPDEEDVDFLSDGVIEGKLQRIQQQLTTILSTAQQGQLLRDGVHVVLAGRPNAGKSSLLNSLAGQERAIVTDVAGTTRDTLQETIVLKGLTIHLTDTAGLRDTTDAVERIGIERARTAINQADLLLLVYDLSQEVDPLKLASELFGEGIDGTPNFDPSKLLLIGNKRDLVEDKGESANKLADKADILGYEQVNVSCETSQGIPELIASLCDKVGFHPPENSLIARTRHLDALRRTQQHVDEAHQQLVIYQAGELVAESLRQGQYSLGEITGEFSADDLLGRIFGSFCIGK
- the yidC gene encoding membrane protein insertase YidC; its protein translation is MQKILRVLIIIAMLITAYLLVLAWQKDYANVPATSADAVTPSVSTSTTGADIPTTAGASDIPAATATDIPSSKADSESTEAKAGTLINVTTDRYQVKIDPVGGDVVYAALRDYNAKLHSDNSFVLLEDSGQRVYVAQSGLIGPNGIDTASGRAKYSYQSDNYVMQPGQKTLTVPLTYKQDGVTITKSFTFTQGKYPIRVNYNINNTGTQPWNGQVFAQLKRDSSKDPGMSDKGALSMATYLGGAWGTPDDDYNKLKFKDFNDGELTAASDKGWVGIVQHYFVSAWTPNNFTGQFFSREKAGDHFIGMNSEPIVVPANKQKDVTATLYAGPKDQESLIEVAPGLNKTVDYGFLWPISKVLFAILEGIHKVIGNWGWSIIALTLLVKIALMWFSNKSYYSMAKMRAIAPRLQALKEEHGDDRMKMSQEMMAIYKEEQVNPMAGCLPILLQMPIFLALYWVLVESVELRHAPWILWIQDLSAMDPWFILPMLMGASMFAQQMFSPQPTDPMQAKVMKFLPIIFTLFMLFFPAGLVLYWTVNNLFTMGQQYIVNKKVEREQREKAAKMAS
- the yidD gene encoding membrane protein insertion efficiency factor YidD, which translates into the protein MSLPISGFLSRMLLAIIHGYQRFVSPALPGRCRYYPTCSEYGKTAILWHGAGKGGWLTLKRIGSCHPLGGHGIDFVPLPLYKMVFTAIDNSVSRETLVGRGVYKDKISYVSRLNNTFKAPIKASTYQTEQTHTKK